The nucleotide sequence GACTACTTGCCTCAATTAACTCGAACCAGTAAACAACATGCTGCACTCCCAATAAATAAATTACTAGACCATCAAAAACTGTTATTTCCAGTAAACAACATCCAGGCATGACTCTTTTAGTTGCATCAATCAACTGAATTAACTGAATCCAGTAAACAACATGCTGCACTCTCAACTAATGAATTAATATACAATGCAAAATTCTTATTCCAGTAAACAACATCCATCAGTCTAACTGGACCATTCACCCAGGATTTCAAAAGCAACTTACAGTAGTCTGGATTCTAAATGGGCAAAATTAACTCTAAGCAACTAAAGAAAAAATGAAACGTATTTTCCTCACCTCTAATTCCAGATAGAAGCATGTGGATTCATCTTTCCAGTTCAGAGCTCCGAGGCCTGACACGAGCTGTCCCTCATTCACCACCGCTGATGTGTCCATTGCGCAGATCCGTGCTTCCGCGCTCACTGTCGTAGGCCAGTGTATTGTCTGTCCATACATTTGGGAAAGTGCATGGTTGTGCCCATCTCGATGCTCTGCTATGTACCATCCATTGTTCTTTGTCCGCAGTAGTCTGATGAGGGCTGGGCATTCACACCGGCAGGAACGAGTATTTTCGACAATTGGCTTCCCCTGATGGAACAAACAAAACGTCAAATTCAGTCACAGGCATTTTCAAATCTGTTCTCTATGAAAAACTAGTAATCAATTTCTGCTGTAACATTAGCCGTACCACACATCCACGGACTATCTCTTGCATACACTTAGTCATGCTAACGTTTAGCCTGCTCTTTCCATATCGTATTCAAATCCTTTCTCCCAGGAGTACAAATTGTAAAAGTCATAAGCTTCTCCGAGCGTGTCAAAACTTGTTCCAATCTTTGGCACCATAACTATGTCACCTGGATGCTCGGCAAATTCCCTGACAGACTTCTCCAGCGCCGTGACCCTGTCCGGGCAAGGAGGCCTTCCTAGAGCAGCAGCACCTACACGCACTCTGCCCAGTCACAGCAGAGAAACAATCAGGTGGTGTTTTCTGCTACAACCATTTGTTATGAAATTCCAGCCCACAAAATTCTGAGCTACACTAACATCTTACAAAATTGCAGTTCATTCTATATTATCCTAAACAAGTTTATAAAACCTTCCCACACACGTATATATACTGCTGGTGTTCATGCTATTTAATCACGGTTATGTATACTGTTCCACCCTCATTTCATCAATTACTGCTTGCATATCTGACAGGACACACACATTTGCAATGCCAAATTTTGATGCAATTCAGATGGTAAGTTGTAGTACCTTTGCGTCCACCCTGGTGTTTATGGGTCAATTTGCTCTATTGAGTGCTCGGAGCACTGAGCCATGTCCGCGCCTGCTGCCTCCGCCCGGAAGATCTGCACGTCAACACTTGAAGCGGCCGGTGCTGGATCCTCAACCTCAGCCACCGCGGATACTGGGAAGTGGGAACCGCACGGGCTCCATTGCCCCGTTGTTATCATTCACCTCTTCCAGGAGCGTTCTACTTAATCAACCCAAAATTTTAAGCGACGGAATCTAGATCAGTACCCAAAATCCGAGTCAAAACCATTGAAAATAATGGGCCAAGTAGCAGATCCCAACCTGTTTACCGGCTGCAGTAAGAACTCCATGGTCGCCGGAGCCTGTCCGAGGTTGCTGCACCGCCCAGTCGCCGTCGCCGGAGTCATTATCTCCACCTCTTCATCGACCGGGACGAGAGGCAAATCCAACTTCACTCCCGTAACCAGCGCCCAACTACTGCATTAAGTGCGGGCACTGCCGGCGCTAGCGGAAAGCACCGTACCTGATCCACGGATCaggacgccggcgacaagctcgagccaCGGCTCAGGCACGCATAGGCGACGCCGTGCACCCCTCCGTCCACCTTGCCCCATCTGTCAGACGCGTATTGTGTCGTATATCCTAATTTTCCATCGTCGGCATGGGCCCCCGCCAACTGTCTATAGCATTTAATGCGACGAATCTCGTAGCAATTCTGGACGGGCGTGATTCCGAGCTCCTGTGAGCTCGCGATCACATACTCCGCGTCCACTATAGTGTTATTTCTTTTACAtaatttctcgcaaaaaaaaacttTTACATGACACTAAAGCCTTTGTTTTCTAAAAAGAGTGACAGGGGAAAGCTTCGTaacctttctccttttttttgaaaaaactcaGACTTTATTCATTTGTAATAAGTAGTACATTGTTTGTGAGGATCATTAcaattttatttaaaggctcctcaaaccaattaaaagtcaaagaaaatctagctaatctagcaagctcatgagctactttatttgcTTCCCTATTGCAATATTCAAATCTAGCAATAACGAAATCACAAGCATAATGAAAACAGGGGAAAGCTTCGCAACCTTTCTATTGACCGTATAGGCCGCGGCAGGAAAGAATTAGACTCGACCTCACATACTGCGCTGTCATGCGGTCGTCGTCGCCTTCGAAGTGCCACACACTAGACCAGAGGTTCCCGTATCCGCACCACACACTAGTCCACAATAAAACAGTGTGCCAAGCCACATCTTCGCGTCCAGGGCAGCCTGCGCAAGTTGACCGTGGACCCGTGGTGCTCGCCCAAGAACGGAACCGCCCGCTGAAGAGGCTCCAGCGATGGCGCTGACCCGGCTGTTCATCTCCCTCTTCCCGGTCGCCGTCCTGGCCGGACTCGCCTCCGCCTCCGCGTCGCCCTTCCTCCCTGGTCAGTGCGTGTTCGGGTGCTCCCAAGTCCCAACAACTGCGCACTAGTATTTTGCTTCTTGGAGCGAACTGTGAtggtttgttctgttttctttgtgcTTGAGCAGACAGCGCATTTCAGGGCAGCACCGGATCTACGGGGAGGAGCTTGCTGCAGGCCAAGAATGGTACGTGGTTTACTTTCTTCCTCTTGCTAAGTTTTGGTCTGGTTTTAGTGATACAGAACTACAGAAGATCTTGGAAGAGATACTCTGTCTGTGTTAACTTATTTGGTGCGGATTTGATGGTGCAGATACTGAACCCACATGCTTGTTAACTGAATATAGCTCCCTTAATTGTGCTCGTATGCGCTTAGAGTTGAGAGGCTACTGTAGAGTTTCTGGAGTTGTAAAAACAGAGTTTGACCGGAAACTACCAACTATCCTAATAAAAGTTGGGACTCTAGAATTCAAATTCCCGTACATTACTTGAAACCAAGATTTCCGTCCTTACATAGAAAAAACAAGACATAGTACTCCTCAGTTCTCACCATGTTCAGGACTTCCCAGTACCTTCATCTGATGCGCTTCCAAATTTTTTTGTCCATGCTTATCAGACTGCCCTATAGGCTTCGAGACCCAGAACTACACCATCCTCACAAACAAGTGCAAAGCGCCACATTACCCTCCTACTGAATGTTGTGATGCTTTCAAGGAATTTGCATGCCCATTTGCCGCGTATATCAACAACCTGAGCACTAACTGTGCAGACACGATGTTCACCTACATCGACTTCCGTGGCTACCCAAAAGGCATGTTCGCCGACGAGTGcctaaaaggaaaggaaggggtttCTTGTGAAGGCATCCCAGCGGTAGACACCGGCGTGCCCAGTGGCGggcgacaagttcaagggatttcaCGTCCTTTGGTTGTGCTCTTGTGTGGACTAGGAGCATTGTTGTTCCCTTGAGTGGCGATACCTTGGACTTCTCCAAAGATAGCGTGTTGTCAGTTATAAGTTGTAAGGCTTAGGATTCATTTGCTTCTCCTTCGCACTCTCTTCCATTGCTATAATGTGTCCATTTGTTACAGAACTACATGACATTTTAAGATTCAACATTATATGGATGATCACATCCTGCTATTGGGAGAGTGCACACCCAAATTGTAAATCACGGAATCAAATATCAATTAATTATTTTCCAGTCTAGCTGATAAATTGTGTGTTCATTT is from Triticum aestivum cultivar Chinese Spring chromosome 3A, IWGSC CS RefSeq v2.1, whole genome shotgun sequence and encodes:
- the LOC123059410 gene encoding GPI-anchored protein LLG1 translates to MALTRLFISLFPVAVLAGLASASASPFLPDSAFQGSTGSTGRSLLQAKNDCPIGFETQNYTILTNKCKAPHYPPTECCDAFKEFACPFAAYINNLSTNCADTMFTYIDFRGYPKGMFADECLKGKEGVSCEGIPAVDTGVPSGGRQVQGISRPLVVLLCGLGALLFP